One Nocardioides aromaticivorans genomic window carries:
- a CDS encoding rhodanese-like domain-containing protein, with protein sequence MIPTVEIEGVPDPLPEGLVVLDVREDDEWAAGHIDGAVHIPLMELPARLGEFVELEAPQTLVVCKGGGRSARAVAYLAQQGYDVVNLADGMIGWERAGRAMVSDTGQPAEVI encoded by the coding sequence ATGATCCCCACCGTCGAGATCGAAGGCGTGCCGGACCCGCTCCCCGAAGGGCTGGTGGTCCTCGACGTGCGCGAGGACGACGAGTGGGCGGCGGGACACATCGACGGCGCGGTCCACATCCCGCTGATGGAGCTTCCGGCGCGGCTCGGGGAGTTCGTCGAGCTCGAGGCGCCGCAGACGCTCGTCGTGTGCAAGGGCGGCGGCCGCTCGGCGCGGGCCGTGGCCTACCTGGCGCAACAGGGCTACGACGTGGTCAACCTGGCCGACGGGATGATCGGGTGGGAGCGGGCCGGCCGGGCCATGGTGTCGGACACCGGCCAGCCCGCTGAGGTCATCTGA
- the aat gene encoding leucyl/phenylalanyl-tRNA--protein transferase, with translation MTASGPVEPPPTPWVFPSREDLAALPVLDDPADGDPDDDPDFAAHDSSDLVAVGADLEPGTLLAAYRAGLFPMPEGRSVGWWCPAHRGVLRLDAMRVSRSLRRSARTFEIRVDTAFGEVLAACADPRRPHGWIDRRVARAYTELHRLGWAHSVEAWRDGRLVGGLYGVAVGGLFAGESMFHHETDASKAALLGLVRLLASDADGAAGRRLVDVQWATPHLTSLGVEQVSRASYVGGLESLLAVPDADFRNLCIG, from the coding sequence GTGACCGCGTCCGGGCCGGTCGAGCCGCCGCCGACGCCCTGGGTCTTCCCGAGCCGGGAGGACCTCGCGGCGCTGCCGGTGCTCGACGACCCCGCCGACGGCGACCCGGACGACGACCCCGACTTCGCCGCGCACGACAGCAGCGACCTGGTGGCGGTCGGCGCGGACCTGGAGCCGGGGACCCTGCTGGCGGCGTACCGGGCGGGCCTGTTCCCGATGCCCGAGGGCCGCTCGGTGGGGTGGTGGTGCCCGGCGCACCGCGGCGTGCTGCGCCTGGACGCGATGCGGGTGTCGCGGTCGCTGCGCCGCTCGGCGCGCACGTTCGAGATCCGGGTCGACACCGCCTTCGGGGAGGTGCTCGCCGCCTGCGCCGACCCGCGCCGCCCGCACGGGTGGATCGACCGCCGGGTCGCGCGGGCCTACACCGAGCTGCACCGCCTGGGCTGGGCGCACTCCGTCGAGGCGTGGCGCGACGGCCGCCTCGTCGGTGGCCTGTACGGCGTCGCGGTGGGCGGGCTGTTCGCCGGGGAGTCGATGTTCCACCACGAGACCGACGCGTCGAAGGCTGCGCTGCTCGGCCTGGTCCGGCTGCTGGCGAGCGACGCCGACGGCGCGGCCGGGCGCCGGCTGGTCGACGTGCAGTGGGCGACACCGCACCTCACCAGCCTCGGCGTGGAGCAGGTCTCCCGGGCGTCGTACGTCGGTGGGCTGGAGTCGCTGCTGGCGGTCCCGGACGCCGACTTCCGAAACCTGTGCATAGGCTGA
- a CDS encoding EcsC family protein, which produces MASRLKKGLAVEAARQIAPRVTHLAPGLTQSFVREALQRAIAGVGPLPPAAHAAEAQLREQHGNVDRAVREIIQNHVAYAGVEGLATNLGGLVTAAIVAPANIAGLALIQCRMVAGIAHLRGYDLDDPRVRNAILETVLGEETVMKMVKKHQLPAPPMAVATAPQHDPGLDQTIATVLANELIGRVIGKRIATTVGKRVPVVGGAVGLVADGWSTWRVGRYADREFLPRALR; this is translated from the coding sequence ATGGCTTCCCGTCTCAAGAAGGGCCTCGCCGTCGAGGCGGCCCGGCAGATCGCTCCCCGGGTGACCCACCTGGCGCCCGGACTCACGCAGTCGTTCGTGCGGGAGGCGTTGCAGCGGGCCATCGCAGGCGTCGGGCCCCTGCCGCCGGCCGCCCACGCGGCCGAGGCGCAGCTGCGCGAGCAGCACGGCAACGTCGACAGGGCGGTGCGGGAGATCATCCAGAACCACGTCGCGTACGCCGGCGTGGAGGGCCTCGCGACCAACCTCGGCGGCCTGGTGACGGCGGCGATCGTCGCGCCGGCCAATATCGCCGGGCTGGCGCTCATCCAGTGCCGGATGGTGGCCGGGATCGCGCACCTGCGCGGCTACGACCTCGACGACCCGCGGGTCCGCAACGCGATCCTCGAGACGGTCCTCGGCGAGGAGACAGTCATGAAGATGGTGAAGAAGCACCAGCTGCCCGCTCCCCCGATGGCCGTGGCGACCGCGCCGCAGCACGACCCGGGGCTGGACCAGACCATCGCGACCGTGCTCGCCAACGAGCTGATCGGCCGGGTGATCGGCAAGCGCATCGCGACCACCGTCGGCAAGCGGGTGCCCGTCGTCGGCGGCGCGGTCGGCCTGGTGGCCGACGGGTGGAGCACGTGGCGGGTCGGCCGCTACGCCGACAGGGAGTTCCTGCCCCGCGCCTTGCGGTAG
- a CDS encoding hydroxymethylglutaryl-CoA lyase has product MSALPMVVPEPGLPTKVTIYEVGPRDGLQNEKTSVPTRVKAEFVQRLLQAGLPIVEATSFVHPKWVPQLADAAELMTGLTADLGDRARELPVLVPNERGLDRAVELGMRHVAVFASATETFAEKNLNRTLESQFEMFAPTVARAVAQGMDVRGYVSMCFGDPWEGAVPVDQVVAVGKRLLDLGVGQLSLGDTIGVATAGHVRALVQAFVAAGVPTDRLALHFHDTYGQALTNVHAGLQEGVTTYDASAGGLGGCPYAKSATGNLATEDLVWFLTGLGIEHGVDLGAVVGTSTWMAGQLGRPSPSAVVRALGSAG; this is encoded by the coding sequence ATGAGCGCCCTGCCGATGGTCGTCCCCGAGCCGGGCCTGCCCACGAAGGTCACCATCTACGAGGTCGGTCCCCGCGACGGCCTGCAGAACGAGAAGACCTCGGTGCCCACCCGGGTCAAGGCCGAGTTCGTGCAGCGGCTGCTGCAGGCGGGCCTGCCGATCGTGGAGGCGACCAGCTTCGTGCACCCGAAGTGGGTGCCGCAGCTCGCCGACGCCGCCGAGCTGATGACCGGCCTGACCGCCGACCTCGGCGACCGGGCGCGCGAGCTGCCGGTGCTCGTCCCCAACGAGCGCGGTCTCGACCGTGCCGTGGAGCTGGGCATGCGCCACGTCGCGGTCTTCGCGTCGGCCACGGAGACCTTCGCGGAGAAGAACCTCAACCGCACCCTCGAGTCCCAGTTCGAGATGTTCGCCCCCACCGTCGCCCGCGCCGTGGCGCAGGGGATGGACGTCCGCGGCTACGTCTCGATGTGCTTCGGCGACCCCTGGGAGGGTGCGGTCCCGGTCGATCAGGTCGTCGCCGTCGGCAAGCGCCTGCTCGACCTCGGCGTCGGCCAGCTCAGCCTCGGCGACACGATCGGCGTCGCGACGGCCGGCCACGTCCGCGCGCTGGTGCAGGCGTTCGTCGCCGCCGGCGTCCCCACCGACCGGCTGGCCCTGCACTTCCACGACACCTACGGCCAGGCGCTGACCAACGTGCACGCCGGCCTGCAGGAGGGCGTGACGACGTACGACGCCTCGGCGGGCGGCCTGGGCGGCTGCCCCTACGCGAAGAGCGCCACCGGCAACCTGGCCACCGAGGACCTGGTCTGGTTCCTCACCGGCCTCGGGATCGAGCACGGTGTCGACCTCGGCGCGGTGGTCGGGACGAGCACCTGGATGGCCGGACAGCTCGGACGACCGAGCCCATCGGCCGTCGTACGAGCGCTGGGGTCTGCTGGCTGA
- a CDS encoding ATP-binding protein: MNEIRSVLVANRGEIARRVFRTCRELGIRTVAVHTEVDADALHVRDADVAILVPSYLDGDAVLAAAKEAGADAIHPGYGFLSENAGFARAVTGAGIAWIGPTPEVIEQMGRKDAARDLAVAAGVPVVPSYDVDDDPATFAYPVLAKAAAGGGGKGMRVVRSAAELPEAVAAAKREAINAFGDDTILIEKYVERGRHIEVQVLGDTHGHVVHLGTRECSVQRRHQKVIEEAPAPALADDLRERIHASAVALSASVGYVNAGTIEYLLDAATGDFYFLEMNTRLQVEHPVTEIHSGTDLVALQLAVAAGEPLPFDQAGLGFRDHAVEARIYAEDAFGGFLPQAGTAAVVSWPARARVDHALESGQVVSTSYDPMLGKVIVSGPDREAARRALVAALDETAILGLTTNTGFLRELASSEVFAEPGGIDTAWLDRNQVPAPDPAPARQIAARLWLDAHSEPSGPFAGDGFRMGGAPAAPVVEFDESATAAPRVPAGTVARVTQHQVELAHHGQRYVFTRPDASTDHGVAAGDGTIVAPMPGTVLDVRVAEGDTVTEGQVLGVVEAMKMELALKAPYDGTVASVGASTGQQVALGAVLFVVEEAHA, from the coding sequence ATGAACGAGATCCGCTCCGTCCTCGTCGCCAACCGCGGCGAGATCGCCCGCCGGGTGTTCCGCACCTGCCGCGAGCTCGGCATCCGCACGGTCGCCGTCCACACCGAGGTCGACGCCGACGCGCTGCACGTGCGCGACGCCGACGTCGCGATCCTCGTGCCGAGCTACCTCGACGGCGACGCGGTCCTGGCCGCCGCCAAGGAGGCGGGTGCCGACGCGATCCACCCCGGCTACGGCTTCCTGTCGGAGAACGCCGGCTTCGCCCGCGCCGTCACCGGCGCCGGCATCGCCTGGATCGGCCCGACGCCCGAGGTGATCGAGCAGATGGGCCGCAAGGACGCCGCCCGCGACCTCGCCGTGGCGGCGGGCGTCCCCGTCGTGCCGTCGTACGACGTGGACGACGACCCCGCGACATTCGCCTACCCGGTGCTGGCGAAGGCCGCGGCCGGTGGCGGCGGCAAGGGCATGCGGGTGGTCCGATCGGCCGCGGAGCTGCCCGAGGCCGTGGCCGCCGCGAAGCGGGAGGCGATCAACGCCTTCGGCGACGACACGATCCTGATCGAGAAGTACGTCGAGCGCGGTCGCCACATCGAGGTCCAGGTCCTCGGCGACACCCACGGCCACGTGGTCCACCTCGGCACGCGCGAGTGCTCCGTCCAGCGCCGCCACCAGAAGGTCATCGAGGAGGCGCCGGCCCCGGCGCTCGCCGACGACCTGCGCGAGCGGATCCACGCCTCCGCCGTCGCGCTGTCCGCGTCGGTGGGCTACGTCAACGCGGGGACGATCGAGTACCTCCTCGACGCGGCCACGGGCGACTTCTACTTCCTCGAGATGAACACCCGCCTCCAGGTCGAGCACCCGGTCACCGAGATTCACAGCGGCACCGACCTCGTGGCGCTGCAGCTGGCGGTCGCCGCCGGCGAGCCGCTGCCGTTCGACCAGGCCGGGCTGGGCTTCCGCGACCACGCCGTCGAGGCCCGGATCTACGCCGAGGACGCCTTCGGCGGCTTCCTCCCGCAGGCCGGTACGGCGGCCGTCGTCTCGTGGCCCGCGCGGGCTCGCGTCGACCACGCCCTCGAGTCCGGCCAGGTCGTGAGCACGTCGTACGACCCGATGCTCGGCAAGGTGATCGTCTCCGGCCCCGACCGCGAGGCCGCCCGGCGGGCGCTCGTCGCCGCCCTCGACGAGACCGCGATCCTCGGTCTCACCACCAACACCGGCTTCCTGCGGGAGCTGGCATCGAGTGAGGTCTTCGCCGAGCCCGGTGGCATCGACACCGCGTGGCTGGACCGCAACCAGGTGCCCGCCCCGGACCCCGCCCCCGCGCGGCAGATCGCGGCCCGGCTGTGGCTGGACGCGCACAGCGAGCCGTCGGGTCCGTTCGCGGGCGACGGCTTCCGGATGGGTGGCGCGCCCGCCGCACCGGTCGTGGAGTTCGACGAGTCCGCCACCGCTGCCCCGCGGGTCCCCGCCGGCACGGTCGCGCGCGTCACGCAGCACCAGGTCGAGCTGGCCCACCACGGCCAGCGCTACGTCTTCACCCGTCCCGACGCCAGCACCGACCACGGCGTGGCGGCGGGCGACGGCACGATCGTCGCGCCGATGCCCGGCACCGTCCTCGACGTGCGGGTCGCCGAGGGCGACACCGTGACCGAGGGCCAGGTGCTCGGGGTCGTGGAGGCGATGAAGATGGAGCTCGCGCTCAAGGCGCCGTACGACGGCACGGTCGCCTCGGTCGGCGCGAGCACCGGGCAGCAGGTGGCGCTCGGTGCCGTGCTGTTCGTGGTCGAGGAGGCCCACGCATGA